The Apostichopus japonicus isolate 1M-3 chromosome 20, ASM3797524v1, whole genome shotgun sequence genome contains a region encoding:
- the LOC139961525 gene encoding uncharacterized protein isoform X2: MCKNAALIGWWKMVIAIYFTFFLFNKISSLNGQVTPVRINETVVRGSSPYIYCIYGGNQSDSPIWKFNEEVLFASDFSPGGIGVENVEGKINDTYSFLHFQRFSSDNVGTYQCLYGTETLFTYTLNIKDPSITVLCMEKECPSLLILKEFTSYNFQCYSDLVDPIIKYKWKVNGIDTLQGVEEKLFQVNTTKEQIFTSGSVLSLFIRRNHDNITCLLGNNSKLVYIHVAPSSFDSNIIVMAYSGTGFLAFVFLVCAITCGCVKCNSLQRNVGQLQSHITTLQMQSNDNTSEESSFYGSLTEYDDVVNPYEGENEGIYSRDNICFLTSIDSVPGICRWAGKLSRIDSERLNVAISYVEADAPAEAKRLWHSCSNTKLKLAKNQNIVNTLGYCVLYIIQEYFEMTSLSLHLVSDYANFGEVMHQANLDDSLRYGLGIVNGMEFLTYQGCCHPGLCIKHVLVDMSDTCKLHNFCCSKDAETFLKMNIKRDEDSLWSLAPESKSSDTYTMFSDIWAIGITFWEIFLGSDKLQEIVASHEFEMQKQLSFHHQQSDISQKLSSIMKLCLTYRPDDRPSVREIKKVMENRQSCVIKEERFLTMEISPFDKECNGTDIYDEYDELG, translated from the exons ATGTGTAAAAACGCAGCTCTGATTGGCTGGTGGAAAATG GTTATCGCAATTTACTTTACCTTCTTCCTGTTCAATAAGATATCCTCTTTAAACGGACAGG TGACGCCTGTTCGTATAAACGAGACAGTAGTTCGTGGGAGTTCTccctatatatattgcatttatGGCGGAAACCAATCCGACAGCCCCATCTGGAAGTTTAATGAGGAAGTATTGTTCGCTAGTGACTTTTCCCCTGGTGGCATAGGAGTCGAAAATGTAGAAGGAAAAATTAATGATACTTATTCTTTCTTACATTTCCAACGCTTTTCATCAGATAATGTAGGAACGTACCAATGTTTATATGGGACAGAAACATTGTTTACTTACACGTTGAATATTAAAG ATCCTAGCATTACCGTGCTTTGTATGGAAAAAGAATGTCCTTCGCTCCTTATTCTGAAGGAATTCACCTCTTACAACTTCCAGTGCTATAGCGATCTAGTGGACccaataataaaatataaatggaaGGTGAACGGTATTGACACACTGCAAGGAGTAGAAGAGAAACTGTTTCAAGTTAATACaacaaaagaacaaatattTACGTCTGGCTCAGTGCTGAGTCTTTTTATAAGACGTAATCACGATAACATCACCTGCTTGCTTGGAAATAATTCGAAACTTGTTTACATCCATG TTGCGCCGTCCAGTTTTGATTCTAATATAATTGTTATGGCTTACTCGGGTACTGGTTTCTTGGCCTTTGTGTTCCTCGTGTGTGCCATCACCTGTGGATGCGTGAAATGTAATT CTTTACAACGTAACGTAGGTCAGCTACAGAG CCATATTACTACCTTGCAAATGCAATCGAATGATAATACTTCTGAAGAAAGCAGTTTTTACGGCTCTTTGACAG AATACGACGATGTTGTGAACCCTTACGAAGGAGAAAACGAGGGAATATACTCTCGtgataatatttgtttcttaaCAAGTATTGACTCTGTGCCTGGAATCTGCAGATGGGCTGGAAAGCTATCCCGTATCGATAGTGAACGACTGAATGTAGCTATATCTTATGTTGAGG CGGATGCTCCGGCAGAGGCCAAGCGTCTATGGCATAGTTGCAGCAATACTAAACTTAAACTGGCCAAAAACCAGAACATCGTGAATACGCTCGGATATT GTGTACTCTACATTATACAAGAGTACTTCGAAATGACAAGTTTAAGCTTGCACCTTGTATCAGATTATGCCAACTTTGGCGAAGTAATGCATCAAGCCAACCTGGACGATAGTTTGCGATATGGACTAGGTATTGTAAATGGCATGGAATTTCTAACGTATCAAGGG tGTTGTCATCCAGGTTTATGCATCAAGCACGTTCTCGTTGATATGTCTGACACTTGCAAGTTACATAACTTCTGCTGCTCAAAAGATGCggaaacatttctgaaaatgaatataaaaagG GACGAGGACTCATTGTGGTCATTGGCCCCAGAGAGCAAGAGTTCAGACACATACACAATGTTCAGTGACATATGGGCTATTGGAATAACATTCTGGGAAATATTTCTAG gATCAGATAAACTACAAGAAATTGTTGCTTCAcatgaatttgaaatgcagAAGCAGCTCAGCTTTCATCACCAGCAGTCTGATATTTCGCAGAAGCT CTCCTCAATCATGAAACTGTGCCTAACCTATCGACCTGACGACCGTCCTTCAGTAAGAGAAATTAAGAAAGTGATGGAAAACAGGCAAAGCTGTGTTATAAAG GAAGAACGTTTTCTGACAATGGAGATAAGCCCATTCGACAAAGAATGCAATGGAACTGACATATACGACGAATATGACGAGCTTGGCTGA
- the LOC139961525 gene encoding uncharacterized protein isoform X3, which produces MCKNAALIGWWKMVIAIYFTFFLFNKISSLNGQDNVGTYQCLYGTETLFTYTLNIKDPSITVLCMEKECPSLLILKEFTSYNFQCYSDLVDPIIKYKWKVNGIDTLQGVEEKLFQVNTTKEQIFTSGSVLSLFIRRNHDNITCLLGNNSKLVYIHVAPSSFDSNIIVMAYSGTGFLAFVFLVCAITCGCVKCNSLQRNVGQLQSHITTLQMQSNDNTSEESSFYGSLTEYDDVVNPYEGENEGIYSRDNICFLTSIDSVPGICRWAGKLSRIDSERLNVAISYVEADAPAEAKRLWHSCSNTKLKLAKNQNIVNTLGYCKHEGVLYIIQEYFEMTSLSLHLVSDYANFGEVMHQANLDDSLRYGLGIVNGMEFLTYQGCCHPGLCIKHVLVDMSDTCKLHNFCCSKDAETFLKMNIKRDEDSLWSLAPESKSSDTYTMFSDIWAIGITFWEIFLGSDKLQEIVASHEFEMQKQLSFHHQQSDISQKLSSIMKLCLTYRPDDRPSVREIKKVMENRQSCVIKEERFLTMEISPFDKECNGTDIYDEYDELG; this is translated from the exons ATGTGTAAAAACGCAGCTCTGATTGGCTGGTGGAAAATG GTTATCGCAATTTACTTTACCTTCTTCCTGTTCAATAAGATATCCTCTTTAAACGGACAGG ATAATGTAGGAACGTACCAATGTTTATATGGGACAGAAACATTGTTTACTTACACGTTGAATATTAAAG ATCCTAGCATTACCGTGCTTTGTATGGAAAAAGAATGTCCTTCGCTCCTTATTCTGAAGGAATTCACCTCTTACAACTTCCAGTGCTATAGCGATCTAGTGGACccaataataaaatataaatggaaGGTGAACGGTATTGACACACTGCAAGGAGTAGAAGAGAAACTGTTTCAAGTTAATACaacaaaagaacaaatattTACGTCTGGCTCAGTGCTGAGTCTTTTTATAAGACGTAATCACGATAACATCACCTGCTTGCTTGGAAATAATTCGAAACTTGTTTACATCCATG TTGCGCCGTCCAGTTTTGATTCTAATATAATTGTTATGGCTTACTCGGGTACTGGTTTCTTGGCCTTTGTGTTCCTCGTGTGTGCCATCACCTGTGGATGCGTGAAATGTAATT CTTTACAACGTAACGTAGGTCAGCTACAGAG CCATATTACTACCTTGCAAATGCAATCGAATGATAATACTTCTGAAGAAAGCAGTTTTTACGGCTCTTTGACAG AATACGACGATGTTGTGAACCCTTACGAAGGAGAAAACGAGGGAATATACTCTCGtgataatatttgtttcttaaCAAGTATTGACTCTGTGCCTGGAATCTGCAGATGGGCTGGAAAGCTATCCCGTATCGATAGTGAACGACTGAATGTAGCTATATCTTATGTTGAGG CGGATGCTCCGGCAGAGGCCAAGCGTCTATGGCATAGTTGCAGCAATACTAAACTTAAACTGGCCAAAAACCAGAACATCGTGAATACGCTCGGATATTGTAAGCACGAAG GTGTACTCTACATTATACAAGAGTACTTCGAAATGACAAGTTTAAGCTTGCACCTTGTATCAGATTATGCCAACTTTGGCGAAGTAATGCATCAAGCCAACCTGGACGATAGTTTGCGATATGGACTAGGTATTGTAAATGGCATGGAATTTCTAACGTATCAAGGG tGTTGTCATCCAGGTTTATGCATCAAGCACGTTCTCGTTGATATGTCTGACACTTGCAAGTTACATAACTTCTGCTGCTCAAAAGATGCggaaacatttctgaaaatgaatataaaaagG GACGAGGACTCATTGTGGTCATTGGCCCCAGAGAGCAAGAGTTCAGACACATACACAATGTTCAGTGACATATGGGCTATTGGAATAACATTCTGGGAAATATTTCTAG gATCAGATAAACTACAAGAAATTGTTGCTTCAcatgaatttgaaatgcagAAGCAGCTCAGCTTTCATCACCAGCAGTCTGATATTTCGCAGAAGCT CTCCTCAATCATGAAACTGTGCCTAACCTATCGACCTGACGACCGTCCTTCAGTAAGAGAAATTAAGAAAGTGATGGAAAACAGGCAAAGCTGTGTTATAAAG GAAGAACGTTTTCTGACAATGGAGATAAGCCCATTCGACAAAGAATGCAATGGAACTGACATATACGACGAATATGACGAGCTTGGCTGA
- the LOC139961525 gene encoding uncharacterized protein isoform X1: protein MCKNAALIGWWKMVIAIYFTFFLFNKISSLNGQVTPVRINETVVRGSSPYIYCIYGGNQSDSPIWKFNEEVLFASDFSPGGIGVENVEGKINDTYSFLHFQRFSSDNVGTYQCLYGTETLFTYTLNIKDPSITVLCMEKECPSLLILKEFTSYNFQCYSDLVDPIIKYKWKVNGIDTLQGVEEKLFQVNTTKEQIFTSGSVLSLFIRRNHDNITCLLGNNSKLVYIHVAPSSFDSNIIVMAYSGTGFLAFVFLVCAITCGCVKCNSLQRNVGQLQSHITTLQMQSNDNTSEESSFYGSLTEYDDVVNPYEGENEGIYSRDNICFLTSIDSVPGICRWAGKLSRIDSERLNVAISYVEADAPAEAKRLWHSCSNTKLKLAKNQNIVNTLGYCKHEGVLYIIQEYFEMTSLSLHLVSDYANFGEVMHQANLDDSLRYGLGIVNGMEFLTYQGCCHPGLCIKHVLVDMSDTCKLHNFCCSKDAETFLKMNIKRDEDSLWSLAPESKSSDTYTMFSDIWAIGITFWEIFLGSDKLQEIVASHEFEMQKQLSFHHQQSDISQKLSSIMKLCLTYRPDDRPSVREIKKVMENRQSCVIKEERFLTMEISPFDKECNGTDIYDEYDELG, encoded by the exons ATGTGTAAAAACGCAGCTCTGATTGGCTGGTGGAAAATG GTTATCGCAATTTACTTTACCTTCTTCCTGTTCAATAAGATATCCTCTTTAAACGGACAGG TGACGCCTGTTCGTATAAACGAGACAGTAGTTCGTGGGAGTTCTccctatatatattgcatttatGGCGGAAACCAATCCGACAGCCCCATCTGGAAGTTTAATGAGGAAGTATTGTTCGCTAGTGACTTTTCCCCTGGTGGCATAGGAGTCGAAAATGTAGAAGGAAAAATTAATGATACTTATTCTTTCTTACATTTCCAACGCTTTTCATCAGATAATGTAGGAACGTACCAATGTTTATATGGGACAGAAACATTGTTTACTTACACGTTGAATATTAAAG ATCCTAGCATTACCGTGCTTTGTATGGAAAAAGAATGTCCTTCGCTCCTTATTCTGAAGGAATTCACCTCTTACAACTTCCAGTGCTATAGCGATCTAGTGGACccaataataaaatataaatggaaGGTGAACGGTATTGACACACTGCAAGGAGTAGAAGAGAAACTGTTTCAAGTTAATACaacaaaagaacaaatattTACGTCTGGCTCAGTGCTGAGTCTTTTTATAAGACGTAATCACGATAACATCACCTGCTTGCTTGGAAATAATTCGAAACTTGTTTACATCCATG TTGCGCCGTCCAGTTTTGATTCTAATATAATTGTTATGGCTTACTCGGGTACTGGTTTCTTGGCCTTTGTGTTCCTCGTGTGTGCCATCACCTGTGGATGCGTGAAATGTAATT CTTTACAACGTAACGTAGGTCAGCTACAGAG CCATATTACTACCTTGCAAATGCAATCGAATGATAATACTTCTGAAGAAAGCAGTTTTTACGGCTCTTTGACAG AATACGACGATGTTGTGAACCCTTACGAAGGAGAAAACGAGGGAATATACTCTCGtgataatatttgtttcttaaCAAGTATTGACTCTGTGCCTGGAATCTGCAGATGGGCTGGAAAGCTATCCCGTATCGATAGTGAACGACTGAATGTAGCTATATCTTATGTTGAGG CGGATGCTCCGGCAGAGGCCAAGCGTCTATGGCATAGTTGCAGCAATACTAAACTTAAACTGGCCAAAAACCAGAACATCGTGAATACGCTCGGATATTGTAAGCACGAAG GTGTACTCTACATTATACAAGAGTACTTCGAAATGACAAGTTTAAGCTTGCACCTTGTATCAGATTATGCCAACTTTGGCGAAGTAATGCATCAAGCCAACCTGGACGATAGTTTGCGATATGGACTAGGTATTGTAAATGGCATGGAATTTCTAACGTATCAAGGG tGTTGTCATCCAGGTTTATGCATCAAGCACGTTCTCGTTGATATGTCTGACACTTGCAAGTTACATAACTTCTGCTGCTCAAAAGATGCggaaacatttctgaaaatgaatataaaaagG GACGAGGACTCATTGTGGTCATTGGCCCCAGAGAGCAAGAGTTCAGACACATACACAATGTTCAGTGACATATGGGCTATTGGAATAACATTCTGGGAAATATTTCTAG gATCAGATAAACTACAAGAAATTGTTGCTTCAcatgaatttgaaatgcagAAGCAGCTCAGCTTTCATCACCAGCAGTCTGATATTTCGCAGAAGCT CTCCTCAATCATGAAACTGTGCCTAACCTATCGACCTGACGACCGTCCTTCAGTAAGAGAAATTAAGAAAGTGATGGAAAACAGGCAAAGCTGTGTTATAAAG GAAGAACGTTTTCTGACAATGGAGATAAGCCCATTCGACAAAGAATGCAATGGAACTGACATATACGACGAATATGACGAGCTTGGCTGA